From the Streptomyces sp. NBC_00390 genome, the window AGCCTCCGCGGCTGTTCTTCGCGCTGTGTGCGTCGGACGGGCTGCGGACAGCTAACGCCCTCACGCAACATCACGTCAACACTTTGTTGAAAAATTGGGGACGTGAAAGCCGCCGCCCGATGGACCGGACGGCGGCCTTCCGCCGGCACCCCAGGGCCGACGGCTACTGGCCCTTCGCCGCGTTCTCCCTGTTCAGATAGTTGTAGACGGTGAAGCGGCTGACTCCCAGCGCGCTCGCCACCGTCTCCACACCGTGCCGGACGGAGAAGGCGCCGCGCGCCTCCAGCGTCCGCACGACGGACTGCTTGGTCTTGCGGTCCAGCTCGGCGAGGGGTCTGCCGTGCTGCCGTCCCAGCGCGGCCAGGATGTGGTCCAGGGAGTCCGCGAGCTGCGGGAGCCGTACGGCGAGCACCTCCTCGCCTTCCCAGCTCAGTATGACGTCGTCCTCGCCGGCCTCGGCGGGCGCGATCAGCACCCCGCCCATGGCGTCCACGAGCGGCTTCACCGCCTGGGCGAGTGCGTGGTCGGCGGGCCCGGTCATCCCTCGCCCTCCAGGACGTTGACCTGCAAGGAGACCCGGGTGGCCCCGGTCTCCAGGGCCTTGCGCAGCAGCGCGTCGACCGCGCCCAGCACCTCGTCGGCACCGCCTTCGGCCGTGTTGCCGAAGGGTCCGACGTCCACCTTGTCCAGACCCGCGCGCTGCACGACCTCGCGGACGGCCAGCGCGTGCGCCGGCGGCTCGTCCAGGTCGAACGGCTCGGTCGTGAACTCCACTCTCAGTCGCACCATGCCCCCACGTTAGCCGCGCTCTCGCGCACGGTCCTCGGCCCTCCCGTTCCGCAAAGAGTCCACGTGGGCCACGGGCAGCGGCGGACACCCGCGGGACGGCCGCGGACGGGTCGCATCTCCGTGCGACGGAACCGCGCGGGTGCCACGTAGAGCAGGTGAACAAGCGCCGCGCGGCAGCGGCGCAGGGAGGGGTCCGCATCATGACAGGGCACACGCGCAGAGGTGTCAAGGCGACGGCGATCGCCACGGCGGCCATGGCGGCACTGACCGCCTCACAGGCACCGGGACCGGCGGCACACGCCGCGGCCCCGGCCCGGCGTCCGGCCGCGCCCGGGCCGAGCGTCTCGGGTGACACCGCGTACCGCACGGAGCTTCCGCCGCTGCGGGAGTCCCGCCCGGCCGGCGGCGCGAGGGGCGCGGAGGGTTCCGGTGCGACGGCAGGCGGCGCACTGCCCGCGACCGTGTTCGCGGCCTACCGGAACGCGGAGGAGGAGCTGGCCGGCAGCAGTCCCGGCTGCCGGCTGCGACGGCAGCTGCTCGCCGCGATCGGCCAGGTGGAGTCCGGGCAGGCACGCGGCGGCCGGGTGAGCGCGGACGGCACGACGCTCACCCCGATCCTCGGTCCGCGCCTGGACGGCAACGGCTTCGCCGTCATCACCGACACCGACGGCGGGCTGTACGACGGCGACACGGAGTACGACCGTGCGGTGGGCCCGATGCAGTTCATCCCGTCGACGTGGGCTCTGTGGGGCGCCGACGGCAACGGCGACGGACGCAGCGATCCGGGCAACGTCTTCGATGCCGCCCTCGCCGCCGGGCGCTATCTGTGCGCGGGCGGGCGGGACCTGTCCGACGGGGCGGACCTCGACCGGGCGATCCTCGGCTACAACCACTCCGGCGCGTATCTGCGCACGGTCAAGGCATGGTTCGCGTACTACCTCGAGGGCCTGCGGGTCGTGCCGGACCACGGCTTGCCGCTGCGGGAGCACCGCCTCGACCGCAAGCCGTCCGCCGAGCCCGCGCCGCCCGCTGCCGCGGCGCGCCCCGGCAAAGGCCGTGGAACCGGCACCGCGGCGCCCTCCCCCTCCCGCACGCCCGGACCCACTCCCTCCCCTTCGCCGGCCCGGGGAGGCGAGGAGGACGGCCCGGCGCTGCCCCTGGTGCCGGAGCTCCCCACCGAGCTCCCCGGCCTCGGTGCGCTGACCAGCAAGGAAACCGAATCGATGCATCCCGCCCCCTCCACAACCCCGGATACCGGGCGGTAATCTCCCCCGCGCCGGACCGACCAGCACCCTTTCCGGCCGGGTGAGAGCGAGGGGCCTCATGGCTACGGAGACGGAGGCGGCCCAAGCGCGGTGGCAGCGCGCCTGGGCCCACCGCGAGCAACTGCTCAAGGTGGCCCGCCGCAGGTCAGTGAGCCTGGAGGATGCCGAGGACGCCGTGCACGAGGCGATGCTGCGCGCCGCCGAGAACCCTCATCTCGACGACGAGCGGCTGGGTGCCTGGCTGACCACGGTGACCATGCGGCTGTGCGTGGACCGCCACCGGCAGGTCAACCGTGAGAACGAGGTGCGCAGCAGCCCCAGACTGCTCGCACCGGTCCCCGTACCGGTCGAGGAGGCGGTCTGCGACCGCGCCGAGGCGATGTGGCTGGCCCACCGCAGCGACGAACTGCCCGCCCGCCAGGCCGAGGCCCTGTGGCTGAAGTCCGAGGATCTGGACGTCGGCCAGGTCGCCGTGAAGATGGGCCTGAGCTACCGGACGGTCGAGTCGCTGCTGGCGCGGGCCCGCCGGACGCTGCGCAATTCGCTGGCCGCCACGCTGGGGTTCGCGCTGTGGCTGATCGGACGCGGCCGGCCACAGGGCGGGAACGCCCAGGCGGTGGCGGTGGTCTCCACTGCGGCGACACTGGCGGTCGTCGGCCTGGTCCTGCCGCACGTCCGCGACGTGGACGGGCCCTCTTCGTCACGGCCCCCGTTCCCCGCGATCTCGCAGGCCGCGGAGGCGCAGTCCCCCGGGGCGGGCGGCGGGCCGCCCGCGCCCGGCAGCCGCACGGACACCGGGCAGCGGTCCGGCACGACCGGACCGCAGCAGTCCGGCGCGCCGGGGCTCGACGTGCCCGTGCTGCCCGGACTGCCACTGCCCACGCCCGCCGTCCCGGAGGTCGCGACGGTGCCGGAGGGGCTTGTGTCCGGCCTGCCCTCCCTGCCGTCCGCCCCGGATCTGCCGGCCGTGCCCGGCGGACCTGGTGCAGCCGCTGTGCCCGACGCGCCCGCCGGACCGAAGGTGCCCGGCGTGCCCGCCGAGCCCTCGGCCTCCGGTCTGCCGTCCGTGCGGGCACCGGAAGGGGCACTACCCGGCGATACGCCGCAGGCCCCCGCGCCATAGGCGGCCGGAGCGCCGCAGGTGCTCCCGAACGGCCAGGGCCTTCCTGGTCAGGCCGGATCAGTGAACGGGGCTCCGGCGTTGTAGCACCTCCCGTACCCGAAGGCTCGCGGGTGGGGCTTTCTCCCCCAAGGCTGGAGAGGCAGTGCCGGCGCACGCGGGACCCGGCGAGCCCTCGGCCTCCGGACTGCCGTCCGTGCGGGCACCGGAAGGGGCACTGCCCGGCGATATGCCGCACGCGCCCGTGCCGCAGACGGCCGGAGCGCCGGGGGAGCTGAGGAGCGTCCGCGTCGCCCAGGCGCACGAGGCGGCGCGCGTGCGCAGGGTGGCAGCTCTACCCGGGGCGTTGCGGAAGGTGGTCCGTCCCGCCGTCATGCGCAAGGGCGGCGGTCCCGCGGACTTGTTCGCCGGCATCGCCGTCGAGCCGCTCGGCGAAGAGCATCGCCACGTCGTCGGCCAGGCAGCCGTCGGTGTGCCGCATCAGCCCCTGGTGCAGTTGTTCCAGGAACTCCAGCGGGGTGCCGGCCTGCGCCGCTTCCATCGCCTCGGGAAGGGCGAAGAAGTCGTTGTCACTGTTGCGGGCCTCGATCACACCGTCGGTGTGCAGCAGCAGGCGGTCACCGGGCACGAACGGGTAGCTCTCCACCTTGCCGGGCGGCCCGATGATGAAGTCCTCAAGGCCGAGGGGCGGCAGCGGGCAGGCGGGCATCAGGGCGGCGGCCCTGCCCTGGCGCAGGACCAGCGGGGGCGGGTGGCCGCGGTTGACCATCTCGACCACGGGCCGGTCCGGCACCTGGACCACGACCGCCGTGACGAAGCCCTCCAGCAGAGCCTCGGGAGCGACCGCGCCCGGCACGGCGGTCTCCCGTCGCAGCGCAGCCCCGCAGTGGTTCACCACATCCACCAGGTCGTCCTCGTAGTGCACGGACTCCCGGAAGGCGCCCAGGACGGCCGCGGCGGCCCGCACGGCGGGCAACCCCTTCCCGCGGACGTCCCCCACGATCATCCGGACCCCGTACCGGGTCTGCACGGCTTCGTAGAGATCACCGCCGATCTGCGCACCCGCCTCGGCCGCGAGATACATGCTCGCCGCCCGGACGGGGCCCAGCCGGGCAGGCACGGGCCGCAGCAGGACCTCCTGTGCCACTACGGCGATCCGCCGGACCTGGTTGAGCTCGCTCTGCGTGCGCCTGCGCACGGCCCTGCTCGTCATCACACTGGCCGCCGACACCAGGAGAAGAGCCAGGAGGTTGCTGTAGACCTGCTGGCTGCCCCACGCCTGGTTGTAGGTGGCGGTGGTCACGCTGACGGCCAGAGCGACAAGCGCTGCCGCGAGGGTGCCCTTGGGGCCCATCGTCACCGCGGCCAGCGCCGGGGTCGCCATGAGGATGGGTCCGGTGTACACCACGTGCGCGGGCGTGAGCTCGACGACCACGACCAGCAGTGCGAGCACGAACGGCACGCACTGCGCGAGTGTGAAGAGCACGCTGCTGTGGCCATTCGGAGCAGACGAGCGGAAGAGCGGCCGCATGGGTACAGGTTCGCTCCTTCACGCGCGGCGTTCCACCCGTCGCTCCCCGCCGCCGGGGCCCGGGGTGACCGAACGGGGACCCGGCGGGCCGGTGCGTAACCCGGACGCCACCCCGGCGGCGTCCTGATTGCGCGCTGATGACGTCCTGATGGTGGGCGCGTAAAAAATCTTCGGCCCGCAGCGACGGACGGGGCCGCCCTGCCCGTAGAGCAGATGTCGGACCGCTCCACGGCTGAAGGGTGAACCGTATGGGTGTCGAGATCTGCGTGGAGGGACTCACCAAGTCCTTCGGCCACCAGGTCATCTGGCAGGACGTCTCCCTGACGCTGCCCGCCGGCGAGGTCTCGGTGATGCTCGGACCGTCGGGCACGGGCAAGTCGGTGTTCCTCAAGACGCTCGTCGGGCTGCTGCGGCCCGACCGCGGGTCGATCCGGATCTCGGGCACCGACATCACGGCCCTGCGCGAGCACGACCTGTACGAGGTACGGAAGCTGTTCGGTGTGCTGTTCCAGGACGGCGCGCTGTTCGGGTCGATGAATCTCTACGACAACATCGCCTTCCCGCTGCGCGAGCACACGCGCAAGTCCGAGAGCGAGATCCGCCGGATCGTGCTCGAGAAGATGGACATGGTCGGCCTGATCGGCGCCGAGGACAAACTGCCCGGTGAGATATCCGGCGGGATGCGCAAACGGGCCGGCCTCGCCCGGGCCCTGGTGCTCGATCCGGAGATCATTCTCTTCGACGAGCCCGACTCGGGGCTCGACCCGGTCCGGGTGGCCTATCTCAACCAGCTGATCGTCGACCTCAACGCGCAGATCGACGCCACCTTCCTGATCGTCACCCACGACATCGCCTCCGCCCGCCAGGTCCCGGACAACATCGGGCTGCTGTTCCGGCGCGAGCTGGTGATGTTCGGCCCCCGGGAGCAGTTGCTGACCAGCGAGGAGCCGGTGGTGCGGCAGTTCCTGAACGGCCGGATGCAGGGCCCGATCGGGATGGCGGAGGAGAAGGACGCGGCCCAGGTCGAGCAGGAGCTGGCCGAGCTGGGCGAGGGCGCACACTCCGCACCGTCCGAGGCACCCGAGCTGACACCGCGCCTGCTGCCCAGTGCGGGGATCACGCGTCCGCCGCGCTGGGAGGCGATCGCCGACCGGGAGTCGCTGCGGGCGGTGCGGGCCACGATCCGCGGAAAGTCGGTGGGCGCATGAGCCTGTCCCCCACCGCGGCACTGCGGCATACCGGCAGCCTCTTCGCCATGGGCCTGGACGTGCTGCGGACGATGCCCAAACGGCCCTTCCAGGCACGTGAGTTCATCCAGCAGGCCTGGTTCGTCGCCAGTGTCACGATCCTGCCGACCGCGCTGGTCTCCATCCCCTTCGGCGCAGTGATCGCCCTGCAGATCGGCAGCCTCACCCGGCAGCTCGGCGCCCAGTCGTTCTCCGGAGCGGCCTCGGTACTCGCCGTGCTGCGCGAGGCCTCGCCGATCGTCACCGCGCTGCTGATCGCGGGGGCGGGCGGCACCGCCATCTGCGCGGACCTCGGGGCGCGCAAGATCCGCGAGGAGATCGACGCGATGCAGGTGCTGGGCATCGACCCGATCCACCGGCTCGTCGTACCGCGGGTGCTGGCGACGATGCTGGTGGCGGTGCTGCTCAACGGTCTCGTGTCGGTGGTCGGCGTGGCCGGCGGCTACTTCTTCAACGTGGTGCTGCAGAACGGCACACCCGGCGCCTATCTCGCCTCCTTCACCACCCTCGCCCAGCTGTCCGACCTGTGGGCGGCCGAGGTGAAGGCCCTGGTGTTCGGTGCGATCGCCGCGATCGTCGCCTCCTACAAGGGGCTGACCGCCAAGGGAGGTCCGAAGGGCGTCGGCGACGCGGTGAACCAGTCGGTGGTGATCACCTTCATGTTGCTGTTCGTGACGAACTTCGTGATGACGGCCGTCTACTTCCAAGTCGTTCCGCAGAGGGGTTGACGGATGCCGCTCATGAATCGCCTGGTGCTGGACCGGCTCGAGGAACTGGGCACCCAACTGTCCTTCTACGGGCGCTCGCTGGCATGGACCGGGCGCACCCTGCGCCGCTACAAGAAGGAGGTCCTGCGGCTGCTGGCCGAGGTGAGCTTCGGGCGCGGAGCCCTGGCCGTCGTCGGCGGCACGGTCGGGGTCATCGCCTTCCTTTCCTTCTTCACCGGCACCGAGGTCGGCCTCCAGGGCTACGCGGCGCTGAACCAGCTGGGCACCTCGAACTTCGTGGCGTTCCTCTCGGCGTACTTCAACACCCGTGAGATCGCACCGCTGGTGGCGGGCCTCGCCCTCTCCGCGACCGTCGGCGCCGGATTCACCGCCCAGCTCGGCGCGATGCGGATCAGTGAGGAGACCGACGCGCTGGAAGTGATGGGGGTGCCCTCGCTGCCGTTCCTGGTGACCACCCGGATGATCGCCGGCTTTGTCGCGGTGATCCCGCTGTACGTGGTCGGGCTGCTGTCCTCGTACTTCGCGGCGCGCACGATCACCACCGGCTACTACGGACAGTCGACCGGCACCTACGACCACTACTTCCAGCAGTACCTGCCGCCGGTCGACGTGCTGTGGTCGTTCGGCAAGGTGATCGTCTTCGCCGTCGTGATCATCCTGGTGCACTGCTACTACGGCTACTACGCGAGCGGTGGCCCGGCCGGCGTCGGTGTCGCGGTCGGCCGCGCGGTGCGCACCTCGATCGTGGCGATCAACATCCTCGACTTCTTCCTCAGTCTGGCGATCTGGGGCGCCAACACGACCGTACGGATTGCGGGGTAGCGCCGATGCGTGTTCCAGGACCGTCCTCGGCGGGCGCCGCCCGGCTGCGGCTGTACGGCATCGCCTTCCTCGTGGTGATGGCGCTGCTGCTGTCGCTGTCCGTGGCCGTGTACCAGCAGGTGTTCACCCCGGTCGTACGGATCACACTGGAGGCCGACACGCTCGGCAACCAGCTCGATCCGCGTGCCGATGTCAAGCTGCGCGGCCTGCTGGTCGGCGAGGTGCGGGAGGTGCGGGCCGACGGCGAGAAGGCGACGGTCGACCTCGCGCTCGATCCGCGGCATGTCTCGCGGATCCCGGCCGATGTGCACGCCCGGCTGCTGCCCAAGACGCTGTTCGGCGAGAAGTTCGTCGATCTGGTGCCGCCGCGCGGGTCGTCCGGCCGCCCCGTCCGGGCCGGGGATGTGATCACCCAGGACCGCACCACGGTCGGCATCGAACTGCAGCAGCTGCTGAACGACCTGCTGCCGCTGCTGCGCAGTGTGCGGCCCGCGGAGCTCAACGCCACCCTGTCCGCCTTCGCCACCGCGCTGGAAGGGCGCGGCGACCGCATCGGCGCCAACCTGACCCGTGCAGAGGCCTATCTGCGGCGGCTCAACCCCCATATGCCGTCGCTGAAGGAGGACATCGCGCGCTTCGCGGATGTGGCGGAGGTGTACGGGGACGCGGCGCCCGATCTGATGCGGATCCTGCGCAACTCGGTCACCACCAGCCGCACGCTCGTCGAGCAGCAGGACCGGCTGGGCGAGGCCCTGAGGTCGACCACGACGGTCGCGGGCACGGCGGAGCGGTTCTTCGACAAGAACGGCGACCGCCTGATCACGCTCGGCCGGGTCTCCCGGCCCACACTCGCCCTGTTCGCCCGCTACGCGCCCGAGTACCCCTGCCTCCTCGACGGCCTGGTCAAACAGGAGGCCGCGTCCGAGGAGGCGTTCAGAGGCGGCCGGATGCGCATCACTCTCGAATTCGTCCGCCCCAGGCCCGCGTACCGACCCGGTGAGGAACCGCGCTATGCAGAGCGTTCAGGACCCGACTGCAGAGGTCTGCCCGACCCGCATGTGCCGGCCCCGGACGTCCGTCTCGACGACGGTACGTCGAGGGCGGCGGCGAGCGGTCCGCCCGGCGGGGCCGGGGTGTCGGCCACCGCTGCCGAACAGCGGGCCGTCGGCTCGCTGGTGGCCCCGGTGCTCGGCGTGCCGGCCGACCGGGTGCCGGCGGTCGCGACGCTGCTGTTCGGCCCCATGGCCCGCGGAACGGCGGTGAGCGTCGCATGAGGACGACACGCGCCAACGACATGGCGGCACCGCTGGTCAAGTTCGGTCTGTTCACGGTGGTGACGGTGCTGGCCACCGCCCTCCTCGCGGCGACCATCGTCAACGTCTCGTTCACCCCCGAGGACACATACCGGGCGGTGTTCAGCGATGTCACCAGCCTGGAGGAGGGTGACGACATCAGGGTGGCCGGGGTGCGGGTCGGCGAGGTACAGGACATCGCGATCAAGGACCGGACGTTGGCCGAGGTGACGTTCACCGTCCGCCGTGACCGGCCGCTGCTGACCAGCACGGGTGCGGTCATCCGCTACCGCAGCCTGGTGGGTTCGCGCTATGTCGCACTGACCGAGGGGGCGGGCGACGGTACGCGGCTGAGGCCGGGCGGGGTGATCCCGCAGTCCCGTACCAAGCCCGCGCTGGACCTCAACGCGCTGCTGGGCGGGTTCAAGCCGCTGTTCGCCGCGCTCAGCCCCAAGGACGTCAACCAGCTCGCCACCGAGATCATCAGGACGCTTCAGGGCGAGGGCGGCACGGTGGGCAGCCTGCTCGCCCACACCGCGTCGCTCACCACCACACTCGCCGACCGTGACGAGCTGATCGGTTCCGTGATCGACAACCTCAACACGGTGCTGGCGACCCTGGACAAGCGGGACGCCCGCTTCTCGGGGCTGCTGAAGCAGTTGCAGCGGCTGATCTCCGGGCTGTCCGCCGACCGGAAGCCCATCGGCGCCTCGCTGGCCGGCATCGGCGGCCTGACCGCGGCCACCTCGGGTCTGCTCGAGGACGCCCGGCCGGCGCTCCGCGGCGACATCGCCGAGCTGACCGAGCTCACCGGAACGCTCAACGACAACGAGAAGACGGTGGAGGGCGTGCTGAAACGGCTGCCGAACAAGCTCGACAAGCTGACGGGGACCGCGTCGTACGGCTCCTGGTTCA encodes:
- a CDS encoding MlaD family protein → MRTTRANDMAAPLVKFGLFTVVTVLATALLAATIVNVSFTPEDTYRAVFSDVTSLEEGDDIRVAGVRVGEVQDIAIKDRTLAEVTFTVRRDRPLLTSTGAVIRYRSLVGSRYVALTEGAGDGTRLRPGGVIPQSRTKPALDLNALLGGFKPLFAALSPKDVNQLATEIIRTLQGEGGTVGSLLAHTASLTTTLADRDELIGSVIDNLNTVLATLDKRDARFSGLLKQLQRLISGLSADRKPIGASLAGIGGLTAATSGLLEDARPALRGDIAELTELTGTLNDNEKTVEGVLKRLPNKLDKLTGTASYGSWFNFYLCDFDGRIVLPRTEEVITPELHVARARCS
- a CDS encoding ABC transporter ATP-binding protein; the encoded protein is MGVEICVEGLTKSFGHQVIWQDVSLTLPAGEVSVMLGPSGTGKSVFLKTLVGLLRPDRGSIRISGTDITALREHDLYEVRKLFGVLFQDGALFGSMNLYDNIAFPLREHTRKSESEIRRIVLEKMDMVGLIGAEDKLPGEISGGMRKRAGLARALVLDPEIILFDEPDSGLDPVRVAYLNQLIVDLNAQIDATFLIVTHDIASARQVPDNIGLLFRRELVMFGPREQLLTSEEPVVRQFLNGRMQGPIGMAEEKDAAQVEQELAELGEGAHSAPSEAPELTPRLLPSAGITRPPRWEAIADRESLRAVRATIRGKSVGA
- a CDS encoding MlaE family ABC transporter permease, encoding MSLSPTAALRHTGSLFAMGLDVLRTMPKRPFQAREFIQQAWFVASVTILPTALVSIPFGAVIALQIGSLTRQLGAQSFSGAASVLAVLREASPIVTALLIAGAGGTAICADLGARKIREEIDAMQVLGIDPIHRLVVPRVLATMLVAVLLNGLVSVVGVAGGYFFNVVLQNGTPGAYLASFTTLAQLSDLWAAEVKALVFGAIAAIVASYKGLTAKGGPKGVGDAVNQSVVITFMLLFVTNFVMTAVYFQVVPQRG
- a CDS encoding MCE family protein, translating into MRVPGPSSAGAARLRLYGIAFLVVMALLLSLSVAVYQQVFTPVVRITLEADTLGNQLDPRADVKLRGLLVGEVREVRADGEKATVDLALDPRHVSRIPADVHARLLPKTLFGEKFVDLVPPRGSSGRPVRAGDVITQDRTTVGIELQQLLNDLLPLLRSVRPAELNATLSAFATALEGRGDRIGANLTRAEAYLRRLNPHMPSLKEDIARFADVAEVYGDAAPDLMRILRNSVTTSRTLVEQQDRLGEALRSTTTVAGTAERFFDKNGDRLITLGRVSRPTLALFARYAPEYPCLLDGLVKQEAASEEAFRGGRMRITLEFVRPRPAYRPGEEPRYAERSGPDCRGLPDPHVPAPDVRLDDGTSRAAASGPPGGAGVSATAAEQRAVGSLVAPVLGVPADRVPAVATLLFGPMARGTAVSVA
- a CDS encoding RNA polymerase sigma factor, whose translation is MATETEAAQARWQRAWAHREQLLKVARRRSVSLEDAEDAVHEAMLRAAENPHLDDERLGAWLTTVTMRLCVDRHRQVNRENEVRSSPRLLAPVPVPVEEAVCDRAEAMWLAHRSDELPARQAEALWLKSEDLDVGQVAVKMGLSYRTVESLLARARRTLRNSLAATLGFALWLIGRGRPQGGNAQAVAVVSTAATLAVVGLVLPHVRDVDGPSSSRPPFPAISQAAEAQSPGAGGGPPAPGSRTDTGQRSGTTGPQQSGAPGLDVPVLPGLPLPTPAVPEVATVPEGLVSGLPSLPSAPDLPAVPGGPGAAAVPDAPAGPKVPGVPAEPSASGLPSVRAPEGALPGDTPQAPAP
- a CDS encoding helix-turn-helix domain-containing protein; translation: MTGPADHALAQAVKPLVDAMGGVLIAPAEAGEDDVILSWEGEEVLAVRLPQLADSLDHILAALGRQHGRPLAELDRKTKQSVVRTLEARGAFSVRHGVETVASALGVSRFTVYNYLNRENAAKGQ
- a CDS encoding lytic transglycosylase domain-containing protein; this translates as MTGHTRRGVKATAIATAAMAALTASQAPGPAAHAAAPARRPAAPGPSVSGDTAYRTELPPLRESRPAGGARGAEGSGATAGGALPATVFAAYRNAEEELAGSSPGCRLRRQLLAAIGQVESGQARGGRVSADGTTLTPILGPRLDGNGFAVITDTDGGLYDGDTEYDRAVGPMQFIPSTWALWGADGNGDGRSDPGNVFDAALAAGRYLCAGGRDLSDGADLDRAILGYNHSGAYLRTVKAWFAYYLEGLRVVPDHGLPLREHRLDRKPSAEPAPPAAAARPGKGRGTGTAAPSPSRTPGPTPSPSPARGGEEDGPALPLVPELPTELPGLGALTSKETESMHPAPSTTPDTGR
- a CDS encoding PP2C family protein-serine/threonine phosphatase gives rise to the protein MLFTLAQCVPFVLALLVVVVELTPAHVVYTGPILMATPALAAVTMGPKGTLAAALVALAVSVTTATYNQAWGSQQVYSNLLALLLVSAASVMTSRAVRRRTQSELNQVRRIAVVAQEVLLRPVPARLGPVRAASMYLAAEAGAQIGGDLYEAVQTRYGVRMIVGDVRGKGLPAVRAAAAVLGAFRESVHYEDDLVDVVNHCGAALRRETAVPGAVAPEALLEGFVTAVVVQVPDRPVVEMVNRGHPPPLVLRQGRAAALMPACPLPPLGLEDFIIGPPGKVESYPFVPGDRLLLHTDGVIEARNSDNDFFALPEAMEAAQAGTPLEFLEQLHQGLMRHTDGCLADDVAMLFAERLDGDAGEQVRGTAALAHDGGTDHLPQRPG
- a CDS encoding MlaE family ABC transporter permease; this translates as MPLMNRLVLDRLEELGTQLSFYGRSLAWTGRTLRRYKKEVLRLLAEVSFGRGALAVVGGTVGVIAFLSFFTGTEVGLQGYAALNQLGTSNFVAFLSAYFNTREIAPLVAGLALSATVGAGFTAQLGAMRISEETDALEVMGVPSLPFLVTTRMIAGFVAVIPLYVVGLLSSYFAARTITTGYYGQSTGTYDHYFQQYLPPVDVLWSFGKVIVFAVVIILVHCYYGYYASGGPAGVGVAVGRAVRTSIVAINILDFFLSLAIWGANTTVRIAG